A genomic region of Arachis hypogaea cultivar Tifrunner chromosome 5, arahy.Tifrunner.gnm2.J5K5, whole genome shotgun sequence contains the following coding sequences:
- the LOC112802545 gene encoding cytochrome P450 82A1 translates to MDTYLISTLAIGIVSLIIFLCLFLLPPFKASHLKEPPIVHGAWPILGHLPLLSGSSEPLHMALGSMADKYGPLFTIKLGATKTIVLSNSEMAKECFTKNDMVVSSRPKLVAIENLSYNFTMVGFAPYGSYWRKLRKIVTLELLSNRRIELLAHIRVSEVGASIKELVSVWLDNKNSNNDEYVFVEMKKWFSELAFNTVLGMIVGKRYFGSMDAASEEKTKRCLKTMREFMHLVAVFTVGDAIPYLRWLDLGGHEKAMKKIAKELDEILSEWLEEHRKIRVLDEQDFMGMMLLILRDNDIDGINVDTIIKATTLAMIVGGVDTVTVTLTWAMCLLMRNPNILEKAKEELDTQVGNQRCIKESDINKLVYLQAIVKETLRLCPAAPLSAPPEFTQDCTLGGYHIKKGTQLITNIWKINTNSQSWPYPLEFKPERFLTTHKDVDVRGHHFELLPFGSGRRMCPGVSFGLQMVHFTLASFLHSFEILNPSSEPVDMTGILGLTNVKATPLEVLVKPRFSPDCYDL, encoded by the exons ATGGACACATACCTAATAAGCACCTTGGCAATTGGAATCGTTTCTCTAATCATCTTCCTCTGcttatttcttcttcctcctttcaaAGCTAGCCACCTTAAAGAACCCCCAATTGTTCATGGTGCATGGCCTATACTCGGTCATCTTCCATTGTTGAGTGGCTCATCAGAGCCACTCCACATGGCTTTAGGTTCCATGGCAGACAAGTACGGACCCCTTTTTACCATCAAGCTTGGCGCCACAAAAACCATAGTACTCAGCAACTCTGAAATGGCTAAAGAATGCTTCACAAAAAATGACATGGTTGTCTCGTCTCGCCCCAAGCTTGTCGCCATTGAAAACCTTTCCTACAACTTCACAATGGTGGGGTTCGCGCCATACGGTTCGTATTGGCGCAAACTTCGCAAGATAGTGACCTTGGAGCTCTTGTCTAATCGCCGCATCGAGCTACTAGCCCACATTCGCGTCTCTGAAGTTGGAGCTTCTATAAAGGAACTCGTTAGTGTTTGGTTGGATAATAAAAATAGTAACAATGATGAGTATGTATTTGTAGAGATGAAAAAGTGGTTTTCAGAATTGGCATTCAACACGGTTCTTGGAATGATTGTGGGGAAGAGATACTTTGGTTCCATGGACGCCGCGAGTGAGGAGAAGACGAAAAGATGCTTGAAGACCATGAGAGAGTTTATGCATCTCGTGGCGGTGTTCACTGTTGGAGATGCCATTCCTTATCTCAGGTGGTTGGATTTGGGGGGTCACGAGAAAGCCATGAAAAAGATCGCTAAGGAGTTAGATGAGATCTTGAGTGAATGGTTGGAAGAGCACCGCAAAATCAGAGTGTTGGATGAACAAGACTTCATGGGCATGATGCTTTTAATTCTCAGGGACAATGATATTGATGGGATTAATGTTGATACCATTATCAAAGCCACAACATTG GCAATGATTGTTGGAGGAGTTGATACCGTCACTGTTACCCTTACATGGGCAATGTGTTTGCTTATGAGAAATCCTAATATACTAGAGAAAGCAAAAGAAGAACTTGACACCCAAGTTGGAAACCAGAGATGCATAAAAGAGTCGGATATAAACAAATTGGTATATCTTCAAGCAATAGTCAAAGAGACACTACGGTTGTGTCCGGCGGCCCCTCTTTCAGCGCCGCCCGAATTCACCCAAGATTGCACTTTAGGCGGATACCATATTAAGAAAGGAACTCAGTTAATCACAAATATCTGGAAGATTAACACCAATTCTCAGAGTTGGCCATATCCATTGGAGTTCAAACCAGAAAGGTTTCTTACAACTCACAAAGATGTTGATGTTAGGGGTCACCATTTTGAGTTGTTACCATTTGGAAGTGGTAGAAGAATGTGTCCAGGGGTATCTTTTGGCCTTCAAATGGTTCACTTTACTCTGGCTAGCTTTTTACATTCCTTTGAAATCTTGAATCCATCTTCAGAACCTGTTGATATGACTGGAATTCTTGGATTGACTAATGTTAAAGCTACTCCACTTGAGGTTCTGGTTAAACCACGTTTCTCTCCCGACTGTTATGACTTATAA